In Sesamum indicum cultivar Zhongzhi No. 13 unplaced genomic scaffold, S_indicum_v1.0 scaffold00120, whole genome shotgun sequence, a single window of DNA contains:
- the LOC105179069 gene encoding nuclear transcription factor Y subunit B-1-like, giving the protein MTTRRTPNSPLSTTFDSPDSLLPIANVSRIMKKSLPTNAKISKEAKETVQECVSEFISFVTGEASEKCQREKRKTINGDDLLWAMTTLGFENYVGPLKDYLSKYRVVDRNEEQHGSSSPCTDHDDHCQSVDKNIVLAAAGSCFQQGFYGGDYRDGGVLMDGDDLVGSGGNCDDHHQFEHGNGERNMCATACHLQHGVEW; this is encoded by the coding sequence atgacaacaCGAAGAACGCCAAACAGCCCCTTATCCACCACCTTCGACAGCCCAGACAGCCTCCTGCCGATCGCCAACGTAAGCCGGATCATGAAGAAATCCCTCCCAACAAACGCCAAAATCTCAAAAGAAGCGAAAGAAACCGTCCAAGAATGCGTGTCCGAGTTCATAAGCTTCGTGACGGGCGAGGCCTCCGAGAAATGCCAGAGGGAGAAGAGAAAGACCATCAATGGCGATGACCTCTTGTGGGCTATGACAACACTTGGATTTGAGAACTACGTCGGACCCTTGAAGGATTACCTCAGCAAGTACAGGGTGGTCGACAGAAACGAGGAACAGCATGGCTCTTCTTCACCTTGTACTGACCATGATGATCATTGTCAGAGTGTCGACAAGAATATTGTTCTTGCTGCTGCAGGGTCGTGTTTTCAGCAGGGTTTTTATGGTGGTGATTATCGTGATGGGGGAGTACTGATGGATGGTGATGATCTTGTGGGCAGTGGAGGTAATTGTGATGATCACCATCAGTTTGAACATGGGAATGGGGAGAGAAATATGTGTGCAACTGCATGTCATCTTCAACATGGGGTTGAGTGGTAG
- the LOC105179005 gene encoding protein MIZU-KUSSEI 1-like, giving the protein MLGRHPPPIANPVMGYPPAPPQPPSSTADTSRPSPPESPRSLAVTLVQPSSKKKQKPVKAFRKAFRNAFRSLPIITPVCKFPALPGGRLADGGEGRVSCTLFGYRKGRVSLSIQENPRTLPMMVVELAMQTHALQKELSLGMVRIAMECDKRPEKDKTKLMEEPLWTMYCNGKKNGYGVRREATEEDLRVMEMLKAVSMGTGVIPPPPSEAEGPEGELAYVRAHFERVVGSKDSETLYMVSPDGSSGPDLSIYFVRV; this is encoded by the coding sequence ATGCTCGGTCGCCATCCTCCTCCCATTGCTAATCCGGTGATGGGATACCCACCAGCGCCGCCGCAGCCACCATCTTCAACCGCCGACACTTCCCGTCCTTCTCCTCCTGAGTCTCCGCGGTCCCTGGCAGTAACCCTCGTCCAGCCTTCCTCcaagaagaaacagaaacCCGTCAAAGCCTTCAGAAAAGCCTTCCGGAATGCATTCCGGTCCCTCCCTATTATTACCCCTGTCTGCAAATTCCCTGCCCTTCCCGGAGGTCGCCTCGCCGACGGCGGAGAAGGTCGTGTCAGCTGCACGCTCTTCGGGTACCGAAAGGGCCGGGTCAGCCTCTCGATTCAGGAAAACCCTCGAACCCTACCGATGATGGTGGTGGAGCTGGCGATGCAGACCCACGCGCTGCAGAAGGAGCTGAGCCTCGGGATGGTGAGAATCGCCATGGAATGCGACAAGCGGCCGGAAAAGGACAAGACGAAGCTGATGGAGGAGCCGCTGTGGACGATGTATTGTAATGGGAAGAAGAATGGGTACGGCGTGAGGAGGGAGGCGACGGAGGAGGATTTGCGCGTGATGGAGATGCTGAAGGCGGTGTCGATGGGGACGGGAGTGATCCCCCCGCCGCCGTCGGAGGCGGAGGGGCCGGAAGGGGAGCTGGCGTATGTGCGGGCGCATTTCGAGAGGGTGGTGGGATCCAAGGACTCGGAGACGCTATACATGGTGAGCCCAGATGGGAGCAGTGGACCTGATTTGAGTATATACTTCGTACGGGTATAA